The Rhodothermales bacterium genome has a segment encoding these proteins:
- the lipA gene encoding lipoyl synthase: protein MDDAVIELPVVQPAPVLNERGKRPDWLRVKLPYGDKYKQIVDLVDDFNLHTVCQSARCPNMGECWTAGTATFMILGNVCTRSCGFCAVMTGRPDEGLDWDEPRRVAEAVRIMGIQHAVITSVNRDERQDGGAPIFSETIRLIREQVPGCTVEVLIPDFRGIWDALQQVIDARPEIMNHNVETVPRLYKRVRPQAVYQRSLDVLRISKEQGLRTKSGIMVGLGETEEEVLTLMDDFVEVGVDVMTIGQYLQPTRMHLPVEEFIHPDVFRRYKEIGEAKGIEHVESGPLVRSSYHAEQHL, encoded by the coding sequence GTGGACGATGCGGTCATCGAACTGCCCGTCGTCCAGCCCGCTCCCGTGCTCAATGAGCGGGGCAAACGGCCGGACTGGCTGCGCGTGAAGCTTCCCTACGGCGACAAGTACAAGCAGATCGTCGACCTCGTGGACGACTTCAATCTGCACACCGTGTGTCAGAGCGCGCGCTGTCCCAACATGGGCGAATGCTGGACGGCCGGCACGGCGACGTTCATGATTCTGGGCAACGTCTGCACCCGAAGCTGCGGCTTCTGTGCCGTGATGACGGGAAGGCCGGACGAGGGACTGGACTGGGACGAGCCAAGACGTGTCGCCGAGGCGGTGCGCATCATGGGCATTCAGCACGCAGTCATCACCAGCGTGAATCGCGATGAGCGCCAGGACGGCGGTGCACCGATCTTTTCGGAGACGATCCGCCTGATCCGCGAGCAGGTCCCGGGTTGCACGGTGGAAGTCCTGATTCCCGACTTCCGGGGGATTTGGGACGCCTTGCAGCAGGTTATCGATGCGCGCCCGGAGATCATGAACCACAATGTGGAGACCGTGCCCCGGCTCTACAAGCGCGTGCGCCCACAGGCGGTCTACCAGCGCTCGCTGGACGTGTTACGCATCTCCAAGGAGCAGGGTCTGCGCACCAAGAGCGGCATTATGGTCGGCCTCGGTGAGACCGAGGAAGAAGTCCTGACACTCATGGATGACTTCGTGGAAGTCGGCGTGGACGTCATGACCATCGGCCAGTACCTGCAGCCCACCCGCATGCACCTGCCCGTCGAGGAGTTCATCCACCCCGACGTCTTCCGCCGGTACAAGGAAATCGGTGAGGCCAAAGGCATCGAACATGTGGAGAGCGGCCCGCTCGTGCGCTCCTCCTACCACGCCGAGCAGCACCTGTAG
- a CDS encoding L-lysine 6-transaminase has product MEAVSRDQVTPDRVADIFMAHTNARGMMPMVLDMEESRGVKLVDSASGRTYLDLFGFYASSAIGMNHPKMESDKDFLERLHLAALNKITNSDIRTTLMARFLDTFARVGIPEHLPHSFYVAGGALAVENALKAAFDWKVRKNFRKGYRREVGHQVMHFDQAFHGRSGYTLSLTNTSDPRKTMYFPKFDWPRVSNPKMVFPVEDHLADIEEREQVALNQAKHFFHARKDDIAAVIIEPIQGEGGDNHFRREFLQALKDLCLENECLLVFDEVQTGVGATGEFWAHEAIGVEPDIISFGKKTQVCGILAGRRIEEVDENVFTVGSRINSTWGGNLVDMVRFDRVLEIIEEDDLLAHTRDTGAYLMDQLHSMQTDLDSVSNVRGRGLFCALDLPSREFRDRLLQRAYDEGVIILGCGVKSVRFRTPLTVTREELDMGVEVLRHGIQTIEKEYSPYRGQSSLREALTSDG; this is encoded by the coding sequence ATGGAAGCGGTTTCAAGAGACCAGGTGACCCCGGATCGGGTAGCAGACATTTTCATGGCCCACACCAACGCTCGCGGCATGATGCCCATGGTGCTGGACATGGAGGAGAGTCGCGGCGTCAAGCTGGTCGACAGTGCCTCCGGGCGCACGTACCTGGATCTCTTTGGCTTCTACGCCTCGAGCGCCATCGGCATGAACCACCCCAAGATGGAGTCCGACAAGGATTTCCTGGAGCGGCTTCACCTCGCGGCGCTGAACAAGATCACGAACAGCGACATCCGCACCACGCTGATGGCGCGGTTCCTGGACACGTTTGCCCGGGTCGGCATTCCCGAGCATCTGCCGCACTCGTTTTACGTCGCGGGCGGGGCGCTGGCGGTCGAAAACGCGCTCAAGGCAGCCTTCGACTGGAAAGTGCGCAAGAACTTCCGCAAGGGATACCGGCGCGAGGTCGGCCATCAGGTCATGCACTTTGACCAGGCCTTCCATGGCCGCAGTGGCTACACGCTGTCTCTGACCAACACGTCGGACCCGCGGAAGACCATGTACTTCCCCAAGTTCGACTGGCCACGGGTGAGCAACCCCAAAATGGTGTTTCCCGTGGAGGATCACCTGGCCGACATCGAGGAGCGGGAGCAGGTGGCCCTCAATCAGGCGAAGCATTTCTTCCACGCGCGGAAGGACGACATCGCTGCGGTGATCATCGAGCCCATTCAGGGCGAAGGCGGTGACAACCACTTCCGGCGGGAATTCCTGCAGGCCCTCAAGGATCTGTGTCTGGAGAACGAGTGCCTGCTCGTGTTTGACGAGGTACAGACGGGCGTCGGTGCGACCGGCGAGTTCTGGGCGCATGAGGCCATCGGTGTCGAGCCTGACATCATCTCGTTCGGCAAGAAGACGCAGGTGTGTGGCATCCTGGCAGGCCGCCGCATCGAAGAGGTGGACGAGAACGTGTTCACCGTGGGCAGCCGGATCAACTCCACCTGGGGCGGCAATCTTGTAGACATGGTGCGCTTTGACCGGGTGCTGGAGATCATCGAGGAGGATGATCTGCTGGCCCACACGCGCGATACAGGTGCCTACCTGATGGACCAGCTGCACAGCATGCAGACGGATCTGGACTCGGTGAGCAATGTGCGTGGACGCGGGCTCTTCTGCGCGCTCGATCTGCCGTCGCGGGAGTTTCGCGATCGCCTGCTTCAGCGAGCCTACGATGAGGGGGTAATCATTCTCGGTTGCGGCGTCAAGTCCGTGCGATTCCGCACGCCACTCACCGTTACGAGGGAGGAGCTGGACATGGGCGTCGAGGTGCTTCGCCACGGTATCCAGACCATCGAAAAGGAATACAGCCCGTATCGGGGTCAGTCCAGCTTGCGGGAGGCTCTCACCAGCGACGGCTAG
- a CDS encoding fasciclin domain-containing protein, translating to MKLRFFPSLLVAMAVMFTAAFTPATTTDKDIVEVAVDAGQFNTLAAALTAAGLVDTLKGDGPFTVFAPTDEAFAKLPAGTVEDLLKPENKDKLVSILTYHVVPGKIMSGDLLSTTSAKTVNGASAAIGLRVGDANVVAADIAASNGVIHVIDTVLIP from the coding sequence ATGAAGCTCCGTTTTTTTCCCTCACTTCTCGTGGCAATGGCGGTAATGTTCACCGCTGCCTTCACCCCCGCAACCACCACCGATAAAGACATTGTCGAAGTAGCCGTCGACGCCGGTCAGTTCAACACGCTCGCAGCAGCCCTGACCGCCGCCGGACTGGTAGACACCTTGAAGGGCGATGGTCCGTTCACGGTCTTCGCCCCGACTGACGAGGCGTTCGCCAAGCTGCCGGCCGGCACTGTCGAGGATCTGCTGAAGCCGGAGAACAAAGACAAGCTTGTCTCCATCCTGACGTACCACGTCGTGCCGGGCAAGATCATGTCGGGTGATCTGCTCTCCACCACCTCCGCCAAAACGGTAAATGGTGCGAGCGCAGCGATTGGTCTCCGCGTTGGTGATGCGAATGTCGTCGCGGCCGACATCGCCGCTTCGAACGGAGTGATTCATGTGATCGACACCGTGCTCATCCCCTAG
- a CDS encoding response regulator transcription factor — translation MSAPIKVLIVDDEPLARDTLRMLLEDIEDIDLVDEAPNGAVAVEKIAEHNPDLVFLDIQMPGMGGFDVIEEVGASNMPYVIFATAYDEYALKAFRANALDYLLKPFDDDLFEQALDRARTRLKQDRVDDLTDRLESLLAGRGSGGGESSDPDGTSTANRILVRDRDRIRFVSIDEINWIEAAGDYVVLHTDNKRHLIRATMTGMTKRLPRDRFARIHRSTIVNMDVVREVRPYFHGDYMVYMNDGKELRLSRRYWPHVEEQFNAVR, via the coding sequence ATGAGTGCCCCCATCAAAGTTCTGATTGTTGATGACGAGCCTCTGGCGCGCGACACCCTGCGCATGCTGCTGGAGGACATCGAGGATATCGACCTGGTAGACGAGGCGCCCAATGGCGCGGTCGCCGTCGAGAAGATTGCAGAGCACAACCCTGACCTGGTCTTCCTGGATATCCAGATGCCCGGCATGGGCGGTTTCGACGTCATAGAAGAGGTCGGCGCCAGCAACATGCCCTATGTCATCTTTGCCACCGCCTACGACGAGTACGCCCTGAAGGCATTTCGCGCCAACGCGCTGGACTACCTGCTGAAACCGTTTGATGATGATCTCTTCGAGCAGGCACTCGATCGCGCGCGCACGCGTCTGAAGCAGGACCGGGTGGACGATCTCACCGATCGCCTGGAAAGTCTCCTTGCAGGCCGCGGTTCGGGCGGCGGCGAGTCCAGTGATCCGGACGGCACGTCCACTGCCAATCGCATTCTGGTACGTGACCGCGATCGCATCCGGTTTGTCAGCATCGACGAGATCAACTGGATCGAGGCAGCGGGAGACTATGTAGTGCTGCACACCGACAACAAGCGTCACCTGATCCGTGCCACCATGACCGGGATGACCAAGCGGTTGCCTCGTGACCGGTTTGCCCGGATCCATCGGTCCACCATCGTGAACATGGACGTCGTCCGCGAAGTGCGCCCTTACTTCCATGGAGACTACATGGTCTACATGAACGACGGCAAGGAGCTCAGACTCAGCCGACGATACTGGCCCCACGTGGAAGAACAGTTCAACGCCGTTCGATGA
- a CDS encoding sensor histidine kinase gives MSNALSLPAPSPVWSRSRRWALIFGLWTVPALAALSFYYLNQIVTGQPVDWDFGMVATLPNWYFWALLTPAVMAVAHRYPIDQTNWKRNVFLVHLPAMILLILVHSLANLLLFRGVGLHDTVNLALYEVHITTRIHANVLAYWTVLGVYQAVTTFRKLRRRDAEAAVMQVELAQAHLRALKMQLNPHFLFNTLNSITALIRKEENRKAVRMTVKLSDFLRLALENRGLYEVGLRQEMEFAQRYLAIEQVRFGDRLKIEVNLEPGTEHLFVPNMLLQPIVENAVHHGIAQSDKPGVIRVTSCLDNDRLYLRVQDNGPGPGNSTGKKGTGVGLSTSRKRLERLYGDAYAISLSAAPEGGAIVDVELPAVTEPIFEPSIEQPI, from the coding sequence ATGTCGAACGCACTAAGCCTTCCTGCCCCCTCTCCCGTCTGGTCCCGGTCTCGCCGTTGGGCCCTGATCTTCGGGCTCTGGACCGTACCGGCCCTCGCCGCGCTCTCGTTCTACTACCTGAACCAGATCGTGACCGGACAGCCCGTGGACTGGGATTTCGGCATGGTGGCAACGCTGCCGAACTGGTATTTCTGGGCACTGCTTACACCCGCCGTGATGGCGGTGGCGCATCGCTATCCCATCGACCAGACCAACTGGAAGCGAAACGTTTTTCTGGTGCACCTGCCGGCGATGATTCTTCTCATCCTGGTTCACTCCCTGGCCAACCTGCTTCTATTCAGGGGCGTGGGTCTGCATGACACGGTAAACCTCGCCCTGTATGAAGTGCACATTACCACGCGTATCCACGCGAATGTGCTGGCCTATTGGACGGTTCTCGGCGTGTACCAGGCCGTCACCACATTCCGCAAGCTGCGCCGGCGTGATGCGGAAGCGGCTGTGATGCAGGTAGAGCTCGCCCAGGCGCACTTGCGTGCGCTGAAGATGCAGCTCAACCCGCATTTCCTGTTCAATACGCTGAATTCCATCACGGCGCTCATTCGCAAGGAAGAGAACCGCAAGGCTGTGCGCATGACGGTGAAGCTCAGCGACTTCCTGAGGCTGGCGCTTGAGAATCGAGGCCTTTACGAGGTGGGTCTTCGCCAGGAGATGGAGTTTGCCCAGCGCTACCTGGCCATTGAGCAGGTGCGGTTTGGAGACCGACTGAAAATCGAAGTGAATCTGGAGCCGGGTACGGAGCATTTGTTCGTGCCCAATATGCTGCTCCAACCCATTGTTGAGAACGCCGTGCATCACGGCATCGCGCAGTCCGACAAGCCCGGGGTGATTCGGGTGACGTCCTGCCTGGACAACGACCGCCTGTACCTGCGCGTGCAGGACAACGGCCCCGGCCCAGGCAACTCGACCGGCAAGAAAGGCACCGGTGTCGGACTGTCGACTTCTCGCAAGCGGCTTGAGCGTCTTTATGGAGACGCCTACGCCATCAGCCTTTCTGCCGCCCCCGAGGGCGGGGCCATCGTGGATGTTGAACTGCCCGCGGTGACCGAACCCATTTTTGAGCCATCCATTGAGCAACCGATATGA
- a CDS encoding fasciclin domain-containing protein, producing the protein MIRSRFLSFTALAALFVFSADSLKADPNPPAHTITQIVQSDSRFSTLEAALGAAGLADVLSGDGPFTVFAPTNRAFRALPSGTLEALLRPENRESLQAVLTFHVIPGRVAAGDLLSTMNARTASGEHLPIGLSIEGARIIETDIEAENGIVHVIDAVLIPELPPLTSDRSSAREARSVIEYAIERGAPLYNAGNAAACAAIYSIAATSLLEGADLDRRARMALERGLERADRARTADDKAWRLREGLDEAYSALARRMMSESAGH; encoded by the coding sequence ATGATCCGTTCCAGATTTCTCTCCTTCACTGCGCTGGCGGCGCTGTTCGTTTTTTCCGCCGACAGCCTCAAGGCAGACCCCAATCCGCCTGCGCACACCATTACTCAAATCGTGCAGTCGGACTCCAGATTTTCTACGCTTGAGGCTGCTCTCGGGGCTGCCGGCCTCGCAGACGTGCTCTCGGGAGACGGTCCGTTTACCGTCTTCGCTCCGACCAATCGCGCATTCCGCGCATTGCCCTCCGGCACACTGGAGGCGCTGCTCCGTCCTGAGAATCGCGAGTCCCTGCAAGCCGTCTTGACGTTTCACGTGATTCCGGGACGTGTGGCGGCAGGCGATCTGCTCTCTACCATGAATGCGCGCACGGCGTCCGGCGAGCACCTGCCGATTGGTCTGTCCATCGAAGGAGCCCGCATTATTGAAACAGACATCGAAGCGGAGAACGGCATCGTGCATGTAATCGACGCCGTGCTGATTCCTGAGTTGCCGCCACTGACGAGCGATCGGTCTTCTGCTCGGGAAGCTCGCTCCGTCATTGAATACGCCATCGAACGCGGGGCGCCCCTTTACAATGCAGGCAACGCGGCTGCCTGTGCCGCCATCTATTCCATTGCAGCTACGTCCCTGCTCGAAGGAGCCGACCTGGACCGGCGTGCCCGCATGGCCCTCGAGCGTGGACTCGAGCGCGCAGACCGGGCTCGAACGGCCGACGACAAGGCCTGGCGTCTCCGTGAGGGCCTCGACGAGGCGTACTCCGCACTTGCCCGGCGCATGATGTCGGAGTCCGCAGGCCACTGA
- the gyrA gene encoding DNA gyrase subunit A: MEQDNSRIIPINIEDEMKSSYIDYSMSVIVSRALPDVRDGLKPVHRRVLYGMSDLGMTAGAAYKKSARIVGEVLGKYHPHGDSAVYDTMVRMAQDFSMRYPLVDGQGNFGSVDGDSAAAMRYTEARMTRLAEEMMRDLGKDTVDFQENFDGSLEEPEVLPAAVPGLLINGSDGIAVGMATKIPPHNITEVINATIAYIEDPDISIDGLIEHLPAPDFPTGGIIYGHQGVKLAYHTGRGRVVMRARIHEEEIRPGRLALIATEIPYQVNKSSLLEKIAALVRDKRIDGISDLRDESDRDGMRVVIELKRDAMPAVVQNQLYKYTQLQQTFGVNIVALVAGRPRTLNLKDLIRHYVDHRHDVIVRRTNYELRKAEERAHILEGLTIALDHLDAVITIIRNSPDTESARENLMAGVFPEKLTTAQLERLGLPTGGGSMFSLSEAQAKAILELRLNRLTGLERQKIEDEYRAVMQEIERLKSILASRELQMQIITEELSEMRDKYGDDRRTEIDYAGGEDIIYEDLIEEDQVVVTVSHQGLVKRTSVSEYRQQGRGGVGSRGLTMRDEDFVEHLFVSNNHDYLLFFTDHGQCYWLRVFEIPEGSRTSKGRSIRNLLQIDPEDRVRAVLSVTKQDFRDQEFLDNHFVLMATQNGVVKKTALEAFSRPRVDGIIAIVIEEGDRLIEAHLTTGNSQVVLASSAGLSIRFNESDVRSMGRKSRGVRGQALGTGQSVVGMVVLEEGSERELLAISANGYGKRSSVDDYRLQSRGGKGIITMKATSKTGELVAIKGVLEDDDLMISTTQGIMIRMQVDSIRTMGRNTQGVRLINLRDGDEIADVTRVIIEDDEEDGDHAVQATNGVAGGDGAVQEDGDNGAAGGDGAVQEDGDNGAAGDTPESGDGGEDQA, encoded by the coding sequence ATGGAACAGGATAACAGTCGCATAATTCCGATCAACATCGAGGACGAAATGAAGTCCTCGTACATCGACTACTCGATGTCCGTCATCGTGAGTCGAGCCCTGCCGGACGTCCGGGACGGACTGAAGCCGGTGCACAGAAGGGTGCTGTACGGGATGAGCGACCTCGGCATGACAGCCGGGGCGGCGTACAAGAAGAGCGCTCGTATCGTCGGTGAGGTCCTGGGTAAGTACCACCCGCACGGAGACTCTGCGGTGTACGACACCATGGTCCGCATGGCGCAGGACTTCTCCATGCGCTATCCGCTTGTAGACGGTCAGGGCAACTTCGGTTCGGTCGATGGCGACTCGGCCGCGGCCATGCGATACACCGAGGCCCGCATGACCCGTCTCGCAGAGGAGATGATGCGGGACCTGGGCAAGGACACGGTCGACTTCCAGGAGAACTTTGATGGCTCCCTGGAAGAGCCTGAGGTGCTTCCGGCGGCGGTCCCGGGCCTGTTGATCAACGGCTCGGACGGCATCGCCGTGGGTATGGCCACCAAGATCCCTCCGCACAACATCACGGAGGTGATCAACGCCACGATCGCCTACATCGAGGATCCGGATATCTCGATCGATGGGCTGATTGAGCACCTTCCGGCCCCCGACTTCCCCACGGGCGGCATCATCTACGGGCATCAGGGTGTGAAGCTCGCCTACCACACCGGTCGCGGCCGGGTGGTCATGCGTGCGCGCATCCACGAAGAGGAGATCCGGCCCGGCCGTCTGGCCCTGATTGCCACGGAGATTCCGTACCAGGTCAACAAGTCGAGTCTGCTCGAAAAAATCGCAGCCCTGGTCCGTGACAAGCGCATCGACGGTATCTCGGACCTGCGCGACGAGAGCGACCGCGACGGCATGCGCGTAGTCATCGAGCTGAAGCGCGATGCCATGCCCGCGGTGGTGCAGAATCAGCTGTACAAATACACCCAGCTCCAGCAGACCTTCGGCGTCAACATTGTGGCGCTGGTGGCGGGACGGCCCCGCACGCTCAATCTGAAGGACCTGATCCGGCACTACGTGGACCACCGGCACGACGTCATCGTGCGGAGGACCAACTACGAGCTTCGCAAGGCTGAGGAGCGGGCCCACATTCTGGAAGGCCTGACGATTGCGCTGGACCATCTGGATGCCGTCATCACCATCATCAGGAACTCGCCCGACACCGAGAGCGCGCGGGAGAACCTGATGGCCGGCGTTTTTCCGGAGAAGCTGACCACGGCTCAGCTGGAACGGCTTGGTCTGCCCACCGGGGGCGGATCCATGTTCTCCCTGTCGGAGGCCCAGGCCAAAGCCATTCTCGAGCTTCGCCTGAACCGTCTGACCGGCCTGGAGCGCCAGAAGATCGAGGACGAGTACCGGGCCGTCATGCAGGAGATCGAGCGGCTCAAGTCGATCCTTGCCAGCCGTGAGCTCCAGATGCAGATCATCACGGAGGAACTCTCCGAGATGCGCGACAAGTACGGCGACGACCGGCGCACGGAGATCGACTACGCCGGCGGTGAAGACATCATCTATGAGGACCTGATCGAGGAAGATCAGGTGGTCGTGACGGTTTCGCACCAGGGTCTGGTCAAGCGGACCAGCGTCTCTGAATACCGGCAGCAGGGTCGGGGCGGCGTCGGAAGCCGCGGCCTCACCATGCGGGACGAGGATTTTGTCGAGCACCTGTTTGTCTCGAACAACCACGACTACCTGCTCTTCTTCACCGATCACGGCCAGTGCTATTGGCTGCGGGTGTTCGAGATACCGGAAGGCAGCCGCACGTCCAAGGGCCGCTCCATCAGGAATCTGCTGCAGATTGATCCGGAGGACCGCGTCAGGGCGGTCCTGTCTGTGACCAAGCAGGACTTCCGGGACCAGGAATTCCTGGACAATCACTTCGTGCTGATGGCTACGCAGAACGGCGTGGTCAAGAAGACGGCGCTGGAGGCGTTCAGCCGGCCACGGGTGGACGGCATCATTGCGATCGTGATCGAAGAAGGTGACCGCCTGATCGAGGCGCACCTGACGACCGGCAACTCGCAGGTGGTGCTGGCCTCTTCAGCGGGACTTTCGATTCGCTTCAATGAGTCGGATGTGCGCTCGATGGGCCGAAAGAGCCGCGGCGTGCGTGGTCAGGCGCTCGGCACCGGACAGTCGGTGGTCGGCATGGTGGTCCTGGAAGAGGGCAGTGAGCGCGAACTGCTGGCGATCTCGGCCAACGGCTACGGCAAGCGCTCTTCGGTTGACGATTACCGCCTTCAGTCCCGTGGTGGCAAGGGCATTATCACCATGAAGGCGACCTCCAAGACGGGCGAACTGGTCGCGATCAAGGGGGTCCTGGAAGACGATGACCTCATGATCTCCACTACCCAGGGCATCATGATTCGCATGCAGGTCGACTCGATCCGCACCATGGGACGCAATACCCAGGGCGTGCGCCTGATCAATCTGCGCGACGGAGACGAGATCGCCGACGTCACCCGAGTCATCATCGAGGATGACGAGGAGGACGGCGATCACGCGGTCCAGGCGACGAACGGCGTGGCCGGAGGCGACGGCGCTGTGCAGGAGGACGGCGACAACGGTGCGGCCGGAGGCGACGGCGCTGTGCAGGAGGACGGCGACAACGGTGCGGCCGGCGATACTCCTGAATCCGGGGACGGCGGAGAAGATCAGGCATAG
- a CDS encoding TonB-dependent receptor, with product MHRVVLFLAAIFLAGDVMAQRGGSISGFVRDSATGETLILANVLLSGTTFGAATNTSGYYAVAGVPAGTYTLVASYLGYEDRTMEVQVAEGEQLRLDLELAPQALLVEELIVSAERELAEDDRRIGVAKMSTATIRALPTILEPDVFRSLQLLPGVKAASDYSSGLYIRGGSPDQTLILLDHTTVYNPTHLFGFFSTFNPDAVKDVRLYKGGFPAEYGGRIGSVVDVYNKEGNRREYAGRASVGLLASRAMAEGPLPFGSFMLAVRRSTLEPVLAALRKRDVEGIPNRFYFYDVNGKINVDLGRDDKLTFAGYAGRDDVGVEPIALTEIELAYGNRTGSINWTHLFSDVLFSNFTLTGSRYSSQPDLVIGGTRISRNNTVHDFSLRGDFEYVPGDRTGVKAGFWAGMFTMRLRDIFDGQEALNQRIQAPYLAAYVQQRFRPGSRTELTGGIRLSYFGEGSYLRLEPRLSIEHRPRANLRLQAAYGRYSQYLTLISNEVFTGLDVWLTTDDGVPPSFGDQFVTGVKADLGAGWDVELEGYYRTMRSLFQLNPFLLDAAGLDYAELFHFGSGDASGVEMLVRKTRGGVTGQVGYTLGETSRTFPTLNNGEAYAPKYDRLHDINAIGTVELGRSWTMTSAFVYGTGQAYTQPVSYYRLVDSPLDNDIQTAQVARFQAARLPAYHRLDAGFSRTGGFFGVGDYELQLQVLNVYARKNVWFRFFEFEEDGTVTETTVPQIPVPVPNIAFTLTF from the coding sequence ATGCATCGAGTAGTTCTTTTTCTGGCCGCCATTTTTTTGGCTGGAGACGTCATGGCGCAGCGCGGAGGAAGCATCAGTGGCTTCGTGCGTGACTCCGCGACTGGTGAGACATTGATTCTGGCCAACGTCCTGTTGTCCGGCACCACGTTCGGCGCGGCGACGAATACCAGCGGCTACTACGCCGTCGCGGGCGTGCCGGCCGGGACGTACACTCTGGTGGCGTCGTATCTCGGGTATGAGGATCGCACCATGGAGGTGCAGGTTGCCGAGGGTGAGCAGCTTCGACTCGACCTTGAACTGGCTCCCCAGGCGCTCCTTGTCGAAGAACTGATCGTGTCCGCCGAACGCGAACTGGCCGAGGACGACCGCCGGATTGGTGTGGCGAAGATGTCGACTGCAACCATCCGTGCGCTGCCAACGATTCTGGAGCCCGACGTCTTCCGGTCGCTCCAGCTCTTGCCCGGGGTGAAGGCGGCCTCGGACTATTCCAGCGGGCTCTACATCCGCGGCGGAAGCCCGGATCAGACTCTCATTCTTCTGGACCACACGACGGTCTACAATCCCACGCATCTGTTCGGCTTCTTCTCAACCTTCAACCCGGATGCCGTCAAGGACGTGCGCCTCTACAAGGGTGGATTCCCTGCGGAGTACGGGGGGCGCATCGGATCCGTGGTTGACGTCTACAACAAGGAAGGCAACCGGCGGGAGTACGCGGGCAGGGCTTCCGTCGGCCTCCTGGCAAGCCGAGCGATGGCCGAAGGACCGTTGCCGTTTGGCAGCTTCATGCTGGCAGTCCGGCGATCCACGTTGGAGCCGGTTCTTGCTGCGCTGAGAAAGCGCGATGTCGAAGGCATTCCCAACCGGTTCTACTTCTATGACGTCAACGGCAAGATCAACGTGGATTTGGGGCGCGACGACAAGCTGACGTTTGCGGGATACGCTGGCAGGGACGATGTCGGCGTGGAGCCCATCGCCCTCACCGAGATCGAACTGGCGTACGGCAACCGGACGGGCAGCATCAACTGGACCCACCTGTTTTCGGATGTGCTGTTTTCCAACTTCACCCTGACCGGATCACGCTACTCCAGTCAGCCGGATCTGGTGATCGGGGGCACCCGCATATCGCGCAACAATACCGTGCATGACTTTTCGCTGCGCGGGGATTTCGAGTACGTGCCCGGAGACCGGACCGGAGTGAAAGCAGGCTTCTGGGCCGGCATGTTCACCATGCGACTGCGGGACATTTTCGATGGGCAGGAGGCCCTGAACCAGCGCATCCAGGCGCCCTATCTGGCGGCCTATGTGCAGCAGCGCTTCCGGCCGGGGAGCCGCACGGAACTGACCGGCGGGATCAGGCTGTCGTATTTCGGCGAGGGCAGCTATTTGCGTCTGGAGCCGCGGCTCTCCATTGAGCACCGGCCCCGGGCCAACCTGCGCCTGCAGGCCGCTTACGGACGCTACTCCCAGTACCTCACACTCATCAGCAACGAGGTGTTCACCGGACTGGATGTGTGGCTGACCACGGACGATGGGGTGCCACCGTCGTTTGGGGATCAGTTCGTGACGGGAGTCAAGGCTGATCTGGGTGCAGGGTGGGACGTCGAACTCGAGGGTTACTACCGCACCATGCGCAGCCTTTTCCAGTTGAATCCCTTCCTGCTTGATGCTGCCGGCCTCGACTACGCGGAGCTGTTCCACTTTGGATCGGGGGATGCGTCGGGAGTGGAGATGCTGGTGCGGAAAACCCGAGGCGGGGTCACCGGGCAGGTTGGCTACACGCTCGGCGAGACCAGCCGAACCTTCCCGACCCTCAACAACGGGGAGGCGTACGCGCCCAAGTATGACCGGCTGCACGATATCAATGCGATCGGCACCGTTGAGCTTGGCCGGTCCTGGACCATGACATCTGCGTTTGTCTACGGCACCGGTCAGGCCTACACTCAGCCGGTGTCCTACTACCGCCTGGTCGATTCACCCCTGGACAACGATATCCAGACGGCTCAGGTGGCACGCTTCCAGGCAGCCCGTCTGCCGGCCTACCATCGGCTCGATGCGGGCTTCAGCCGGACCGGTGGGTTCTTCGGGGTCGGCGACTACGAATTGCAGCTGCAGGTGCTGAACGTCTATGCCCGCAAGAACGTGTGGTTCAGATTCTTCGAGTTCGAGGAGGACGGCACGGTCACTGAAACCACGGTGCCGCAAATCCCGGTTCCGGTGCCCAACATCGCCTTTACCCTGACATTCTGA